One stretch of Sander lucioperca isolate FBNREF2018 chromosome 13, SLUC_FBN_1.2, whole genome shotgun sequence DNA includes these proteins:
- the LOC116064962 gene encoding beta,beta-carotene 9',10'-oxygenase-like isoform X2, protein MRSVPWLCADLVVRNCGPAGHRSREQQFCPSMLTADMPPMKLDRSDAKPVDNGKDKKCITSALEGLETIEPLVRSVKETPEPISAEVQGTIPSWINGNLLRNGPGKFEFGNTHFNHWFDGMAMLHQFKIDKGQVTYMSRFLHSDAYKKNSEKDRIMMSEFGTLALPDPCKNFFQRFLSRFEMMEPTDNASVSFVKYKGDYYVSTETNFIHKVNPENLETLEKVDWSKFIAVNGATAHPHYDPDGTTYNMGNSYGSKGALYNIIRVPPEKTDAKETLQGAKILCSIVPANKSHPSYYHSFAMSENYVVFIEQPIKMDLLKIVTCKLRGKALSDGIYWDPKQETVFHLVDKLTGEVSSVKYHTKAISTFHQINAFEEDGFLMLDMCCSDDGQAINNYLIQNLRKSGDALDEVYNTMGRVFPRRFVLPLQVTSETPTDQNLNMRPSSAATCVKISKDKVFCQHEDLHGDELHEYGGLEFPQINYGRCNTRPYRYFYGCGFRHLVGDSLLKMDLKDKTLKVWYQKGFFPSEPVFVPSPDAVEEDDGVILSVVLTPSQDKGTFLLVLDAKTFEEMARASVPVNMAYGFHGTFNASA, encoded by the exons ATGCGCTCTGTCCCATGGCTCTGTGCAGATCTCGTGGTGCGCAATTGTGGTCCAGCAGGACACAGATCCAGAGAGCAGCAGTTTTGTCCATCCATGTTAACTGCTGACATGCCTCCCATGAAGCTCGATAGATCAG ATGCCAAGCCTGTTGACAATGGCAAGGACAAGAAATGCATCACCTCAGCATTGGAGGGACTGGAGACAATTGAACCTCTGGTTCGCTCTGTAAAAGAGACCCCTGAGCCAATTTCTGCTGAAGTACAAGGCACCATTCCCTCCTGGATCAATGGCAACCTCCTCCGCAACGGCCCGGGGAAGTTTGAGTTtggaaacacaca CTTCAACCACTGGTTTGATGGGATGGCCATGCTACACCAGTTCAAGATCGACAAAGGCCAGGTGACATACATGAGTCGGTTCCTGCACAGTGACGCCTACAAGAAGAATAGTGAAAAGGACCGCATCATGATGTCAGAATTTGGTACCCTTGCTTTGCCCGACCCCTGTAAAAACTTCTTCCAGCGCTTCTTGTCTCGCTTTGAGATGATGG AGCCCACAGACAATGCAAGTGTGAGCTTTGTGAAATACAAGGGTGACTACTATGTCAGCACGGAGacaaatttcattcataaagtgAACCCAGAAAACTTAGAAACATTGGAAAAG GTAGACTGGAGCAAGTTTATTGCTGTAAATGGAGCCACTGCTCACCCACACTATGACCCTGATGGTACCACCTACAATATGGGCAACTCTTATGGAAGCAAAG GAGCCCTGTACAACATCATCAGAGTACCTCCTGAGAAGACAGATGCCAAAGAAACCCTTCAAGGAGCCAAAATACTCTGCTCTATTGTGCCTGCAAACAAGTCTCATCCCTCCTACTACCACAGCTTTG CTATGTCTGAGAACTATGTGGTGTTCATTGAGCAGCCAATTAAGATGGACCTGCTGAAGATAGTCACATGCAAGCTGAGGGGGAAGGCTTTGAGCGACGGTATCTACTGGGATCCCAAGCAGGAAACTGTCTTCCATCTCGTTGACAAGCTAACAGGCGAG GTCAGCTCAGTGAAGTACCACACCAAGGCTATCTCCACCTTCCATCAGATCAACGCCTTCGAGGAAGATGGATTCTTGATGCTCGACATGTGCTGCTCAGACGACGGCCAAGCCATCAACAACTACCTCATCCAGAATTTACGCAAATCAGGAGACGCATTAGATGAG GTGTACAACACCATGGGCAGGGTATTCCCTCGGCGTTTTGTTCTGCCCCTTCAAGTGACCAGTGAAACCCCAACAGACCAGAACCTGAACATGCGGCCCTCCAGTGCGGCAACATGTGTCAAAATCAGCAAAGATAAG GTGTTCTGCCAACACGAGGATCTCCATGGAGATGAACTCCATGAGTACGGTGGCCTGGAGTTCCCTCAGATAAACTATGGGAGATGTAACACACGGCCGTACCGTTATTTCTACGGCTGTGGCTTCAGACACCTGGTGGGGGACTCCCTGCTCAAGATGGACCTGAAGGACAAGACgctcaag GTCTGGTACCAGAAAGGTTTCTTCCCATCAGAGCCCGTGTTTGTGCCATCACCTGATGCTGTGGAGGAGGACGATGGTGTCATCCTGTCTGTGGTTCTCACCCCCTCACAG GATAAAGGAACATTCCTCCTGGTTTTGGATGCAAAGACATTTGAAGAGATGGCAAGAGCCAGCGTGCCTGTTAACATGGCGTATGGCTTCCATGGCACCTTCAACGCTTCTGCATAA
- the LOC116064962 gene encoding beta,beta-carotene 9',10'-oxygenase-like isoform X1: MRSVPWLCADLVVRNCGPAGHRSREQQFCPSMLTADMPPMKLDRSDDAKPVDNGKDKKCITSALEGLETIEPLVRSVKETPEPISAEVQGTIPSWINGNLLRNGPGKFEFGNTHFNHWFDGMAMLHQFKIDKGQVTYMSRFLHSDAYKKNSEKDRIMMSEFGTLALPDPCKNFFQRFLSRFEMMEPTDNASVSFVKYKGDYYVSTETNFIHKVNPENLETLEKVDWSKFIAVNGATAHPHYDPDGTTYNMGNSYGSKGALYNIIRVPPEKTDAKETLQGAKILCSIVPANKSHPSYYHSFAMSENYVVFIEQPIKMDLLKIVTCKLRGKALSDGIYWDPKQETVFHLVDKLTGEVSSVKYHTKAISTFHQINAFEEDGFLMLDMCCSDDGQAINNYLIQNLRKSGDALDEVYNTMGRVFPRRFVLPLQVTSETPTDQNLNMRPSSAATCVKISKDKVFCQHEDLHGDELHEYGGLEFPQINYGRCNTRPYRYFYGCGFRHLVGDSLLKMDLKDKTLKVWYQKGFFPSEPVFVPSPDAVEEDDGVILSVVLTPSQDKGTFLLVLDAKTFEEMARASVPVNMAYGFHGTFNASA; encoded by the exons ATGCGCTCTGTCCCATGGCTCTGTGCAGATCTCGTGGTGCGCAATTGTGGTCCAGCAGGACACAGATCCAGAGAGCAGCAGTTTTGTCCATCCATGTTAACTGCTGACATGCCTCCCATGAAGCTCGATAGATCAG ATGATGCCAAGCCTGTTGACAATGGCAAGGACAAGAAATGCATCACCTCAGCATTGGAGGGACTGGAGACAATTGAACCTCTGGTTCGCTCTGTAAAAGAGACCCCTGAGCCAATTTCTGCTGAAGTACAAGGCACCATTCCCTCCTGGATCAATGGCAACCTCCTCCGCAACGGCCCGGGGAAGTTTGAGTTtggaaacacaca CTTCAACCACTGGTTTGATGGGATGGCCATGCTACACCAGTTCAAGATCGACAAAGGCCAGGTGACATACATGAGTCGGTTCCTGCACAGTGACGCCTACAAGAAGAATAGTGAAAAGGACCGCATCATGATGTCAGAATTTGGTACCCTTGCTTTGCCCGACCCCTGTAAAAACTTCTTCCAGCGCTTCTTGTCTCGCTTTGAGATGATGG AGCCCACAGACAATGCAAGTGTGAGCTTTGTGAAATACAAGGGTGACTACTATGTCAGCACGGAGacaaatttcattcataaagtgAACCCAGAAAACTTAGAAACATTGGAAAAG GTAGACTGGAGCAAGTTTATTGCTGTAAATGGAGCCACTGCTCACCCACACTATGACCCTGATGGTACCACCTACAATATGGGCAACTCTTATGGAAGCAAAG GAGCCCTGTACAACATCATCAGAGTACCTCCTGAGAAGACAGATGCCAAAGAAACCCTTCAAGGAGCCAAAATACTCTGCTCTATTGTGCCTGCAAACAAGTCTCATCCCTCCTACTACCACAGCTTTG CTATGTCTGAGAACTATGTGGTGTTCATTGAGCAGCCAATTAAGATGGACCTGCTGAAGATAGTCACATGCAAGCTGAGGGGGAAGGCTTTGAGCGACGGTATCTACTGGGATCCCAAGCAGGAAACTGTCTTCCATCTCGTTGACAAGCTAACAGGCGAG GTCAGCTCAGTGAAGTACCACACCAAGGCTATCTCCACCTTCCATCAGATCAACGCCTTCGAGGAAGATGGATTCTTGATGCTCGACATGTGCTGCTCAGACGACGGCCAAGCCATCAACAACTACCTCATCCAGAATTTACGCAAATCAGGAGACGCATTAGATGAG GTGTACAACACCATGGGCAGGGTATTCCCTCGGCGTTTTGTTCTGCCCCTTCAAGTGACCAGTGAAACCCCAACAGACCAGAACCTGAACATGCGGCCCTCCAGTGCGGCAACATGTGTCAAAATCAGCAAAGATAAG GTGTTCTGCCAACACGAGGATCTCCATGGAGATGAACTCCATGAGTACGGTGGCCTGGAGTTCCCTCAGATAAACTATGGGAGATGTAACACACGGCCGTACCGTTATTTCTACGGCTGTGGCTTCAGACACCTGGTGGGGGACTCCCTGCTCAAGATGGACCTGAAGGACAAGACgctcaag GTCTGGTACCAGAAAGGTTTCTTCCCATCAGAGCCCGTGTTTGTGCCATCACCTGATGCTGTGGAGGAGGACGATGGTGTCATCCTGTCTGTGGTTCTCACCCCCTCACAG GATAAAGGAACATTCCTCCTGGTTTTGGATGCAAAGACATTTGAAGAGATGGCAAGAGCCAGCGTGCCTGTTAACATGGCGTATGGCTTCCATGGCACCTTCAACGCTTCTGCATAA
- the snx19a gene encoding sorting nexin-19a isoform X2, producing the protein MPSTKSSDHWTLSELFGQRKLLGLGALLAWLVLFHLLVNVWLLCVFTSLLVVLGGWLGSRAVLDANSLLHLEHFLPLGKINLPLSSPEHEWRLNHEIHNAVHKAVRDFVSSWYRTLLPEVEGEFERAVRNSMLESVMELKERARRVDRKALVQRLLEMYGCHLQSYMTARKIQSTQKDSISLWQLYSEVDVPHPAVSSAATELSYSRALVNLVLHVLVPYPQMETRTGGFVVTELITCNVLLPLISRVSDPDWLNQTIVDVITKSREPQEINVDELPAAGQIYRCTQESWTTCRSPSSSDDQTSFTSRSTSDCDDIQSQSTICERDSLQSSMVSLTSAGKVEGCHAGLLTPCKVNCCPLTSGHYSHSLEPKGVSLDSLIHSDSEDDLPGSFCDCGPPTNFCNAMTLMDDEAFGCFGPLKNLGPKVVVPEDSKWPAGIAQEKSPCPPRRLCLSPCDFDTPNNQAAPLNIQNVQISGTVTAKETRGTGTYPYTLYTVKFEKMVEAENNGPLQPPSCHTVNRRYSEFLNLQTRLEEKPEVKKVIKNVKGPRKMFPDLPFGNADSDKVETRKSQLETFLKQLSSIPETSNNEDMQEFLALNSDGCTYFGRKPLVKSRIDKMMENALDTLKTAFPQPESLSPTEDIEGDSDGRTMDSKKYRRLMFPRKISTPLNIPDLHPKVTYCFSEGSAVLNGMSMSGLESFVKEQERLLCGPNGKETAKQSCEQPGKDKKTSGKTHGTDTAVADVALNILCLLMKDQWSWLCTENIQKTIRLLFGTFIES; encoded by the exons ATGCCTTCCACAAAGAGCTCTGATCACTGGACTTTATCAGAGTTATTTGGGCAGCGGAAGCTGTTAGGGCTCGGAGCTCTGCTGGCATGGCTTGTCCTCTTCCATCTCCTTGTGAATGTTTGGCTCCTCTGCGTCTTCACCAGTCTCTTGGTGGTTCTCGGGGGTTGGCTCGGGTCCCGTGCTGTACTGGACGCAAACAGCCTTCTCCACTTGGAACACTTTTTGCCTCTCGGCAAAATAAACCTACCTCTGTCTTCACCTGAACATGAGTGGAGGTTGAACCACGAGATCCACAATGCTGTCCACAAAGCGGTGCGTGACTTTGTGTCCTCGTGGTATCGGACTCTGCTGCCAGAGGTGGAGGGGGAGTTTGAACGAGCAGTGCGTAATTCAATGCTGGAGTCAGTGATGGAACTGAAGGAGCGTGCGCGGCGAGTGGACAGGAAAGCATTGGTTCAACGGCTGCTAGAGATGTATGGCTGTCACCTGCAGAGCTACATGACTGCAAGAAAGATACAGTCGACGCAAAAGGATAGCATCAGCCTCTGGCAGCTCTACAGTGAAGTAGATGTCCCTCATCCAGCTGTGAGCAGTGCAGCCACTGAGCTCAGCTACTCAAGAGCTCTAGTTAACCTTGTGTTACATGTGCTTGTTCCATACCCTCAGATGGAAACCAGGACTGGAGGTTTTGTGGTTACAGAACTCATCACCTGCAATGTGCTGTTGCCGCTCATCAGCAGGGTGTCTGATCCTGACTGGCTCAACCAGACCATTGTAGACGTAATCACCAAGTCCAGAGAACCACAGGAAATCAATGTGGATGAGCTCCCAGCTGCAGGTCAAATATACAGATGTACACAGGAGTCCTGGACCACCTGCAGGTCACCGTCTTCTTCTGATGATCAAACCAGCTTCACCAGCAGAAGCACCTCTGACTGTGATGATATTCAGAGCCAGAGTACTATCTGTGAGAGGGATTCCTTGCAGAGCAGCATGGTTAGCCTGACGTCTGCTGGGAAAGTAGAAGGTTGCCATGCAGGTTTGCTGACACCATGCAAAGTGAACTGCTGTCCACTCACATCTGGCCACTACTCCCACTCACTAGAGCCCAAAGGGGTTTCATTGGACTCCTTAATTCATTCAGATTCTGAAGATGACCTGCCAGGAAGCTTTTGTGATTGCGGTCCTCCAACAAACTTCTGCAATGCGATGACTTTAATGGACGATGAGGCGTTCGGCTGCTTCGGTCCTCTGAAAAATCTTGGGCCAAAGGTGGTGGTGCCCGAGGACTCCAAGTGGCCAGCAGGTATAGCCCAAGAGAAATCCCCATGTCCTCCAAGAAGACTTTGTCTAAGCCCCTGTGACTTTGATACCCCCAACAACCAAGCTGCACCTTTGAACATCCAGAATGTGCAAATATCTGGTACAGTCACTGCGAAGGAGACGCGTGGTACAGGCACATATCCTTATACTCTCTACACTGTAAAG TTTGAGAAAATGGTTGAAGCAGAAAACAATGGCCCTCTGCAACCTCCATCCTGTCACACCGTCAACCGGAGATACAGCGAGTTCCTCAACTTGCAAACACGTTTAGAAGAGAAGCCTGAGGTCAAGAAAGTAATCAAGA ATGTCAAAGGCCCAAGGAAAATGTTCCCTGACCTCCCATTTGGCAATGCAGACAGCGACAAGGTTGAAACCCGTAAAAGCCAACTGGAAACGTTCCTTAAA caATTAAGCAGCATTCCTGAGACATCCAACAACGAGGACATGCAGGAGTTCCTGGCTCTCAACTCAGATGGTTGCACATATTTTGGAAGAAAGCCTCTTGTAAAGTCAAGAATTGATAAG ATGATGGAAAATGCCTTAGACACCTTGAAGACAGCTTTCCCTCAACCTGAGTCCCTCAGTCCAACAGAAGACATTGAGGGAGATAGTGATGGAAGAACAATGGACAGCAAAAAATACAG GAGGCTCATGTTCCCAAGGAAAATTTCCACACCTCTCAATATACCTGACCTACACCCTAAAGTGACGTACTGCTTTAGTGAAGGCAGTGCT GTCCTCAATGGCATGTCAATGTCTGGCCTGGAGAGCTTCGTCAAAGAGCAGGAAAGACTTTTATGTGGGCCGAATGGGAAAGAGACAGCAAAGCAGAGCTGTGAGCAGCCTGGCAAAGACAAGAAGACTTCAGGGAAAACTCATGGGACAG ACACAGCTGTGGCAGATGTTGCTTTGAACATTCTGTGTCTGCTGATGAAGGACCAGTGGAGTTGGCTGTGCACTGAGAACATACAAAAGACCATCAGACTGCTCTTTGGCACCTTCATTGAGAG CTGA
- the snx19a gene encoding sorting nexin-19a isoform X1, with the protein MPSTKSSDHWTLSELFGQRKLLGLGALLAWLVLFHLLVNVWLLCVFTSLLVVLGGWLGSRAVLDANSLLHLEHFLPLGKINLPLSSPEHEWRLNHEIHNAVHKAVRDFVSSWYRTLLPEVEGEFERAVRNSMLESVMELKERARRVDRKALVQRLLEMYGCHLQSYMTARKIQSTQKDSISLWQLYSEVDVPHPAVSSAATELSYSRALVNLVLHVLVPYPQMETRTGGFVVTELITCNVLLPLISRVSDPDWLNQTIVDVITKSREPQEINVDELPAAGQIYRCTQESWTTCRSPSSSDDQTSFTSRSTSDCDDIQSQSTICERDSLQSSMVSLTSAGKVEGCHAGLLTPCKVNCCPLTSGHYSHSLEPKGVSLDSLIHSDSEDDLPGSFCDCGPPTNFCNAMTLMDDEAFGCFGPLKNLGPKVVVPEDSKWPAGIAQEKSPCPPRRLCLSPCDFDTPNNQAAPLNIQNVQISGTVTAKETRGTGTYPYTLYTVKFEKMVEAENNGPLQPPSCHTVNRRYSEFLNLQTRLEEKPEVKKVIKNVKGPRKMFPDLPFGNADSDKVETRKSQLETFLKQLSSIPETSNNEDMQEFLALNSDGCTYFGRKPLVKSRIDKMMENALDTLKTAFPQPESLSPTEDIEGDSDGRTMDSKKYRRLMFPRKISTPLNIPDLHPKVTYCFSEGSAVLNGMSMSGLESFVKEQERLLCGPNGKETAKQSCEQPGKDKKTSGKTHGTDTAVADVALNILCLLMKDQWSWLCTENIQKTIRLLFGTFIERWLDVGVAHLTSAPCWVIYLQVLQEAVWPGGTLPAQPRPERSAAEREETKEQCLDCLMQPLPELITDMLGSEKYRLSLESMLESLQDHQINKHLIYCICDLLLEFLIPESCDEAFQGPLLQSLAKDTEKDHPHI; encoded by the exons ATGCCTTCCACAAAGAGCTCTGATCACTGGACTTTATCAGAGTTATTTGGGCAGCGGAAGCTGTTAGGGCTCGGAGCTCTGCTGGCATGGCTTGTCCTCTTCCATCTCCTTGTGAATGTTTGGCTCCTCTGCGTCTTCACCAGTCTCTTGGTGGTTCTCGGGGGTTGGCTCGGGTCCCGTGCTGTACTGGACGCAAACAGCCTTCTCCACTTGGAACACTTTTTGCCTCTCGGCAAAATAAACCTACCTCTGTCTTCACCTGAACATGAGTGGAGGTTGAACCACGAGATCCACAATGCTGTCCACAAAGCGGTGCGTGACTTTGTGTCCTCGTGGTATCGGACTCTGCTGCCAGAGGTGGAGGGGGAGTTTGAACGAGCAGTGCGTAATTCAATGCTGGAGTCAGTGATGGAACTGAAGGAGCGTGCGCGGCGAGTGGACAGGAAAGCATTGGTTCAACGGCTGCTAGAGATGTATGGCTGTCACCTGCAGAGCTACATGACTGCAAGAAAGATACAGTCGACGCAAAAGGATAGCATCAGCCTCTGGCAGCTCTACAGTGAAGTAGATGTCCCTCATCCAGCTGTGAGCAGTGCAGCCACTGAGCTCAGCTACTCAAGAGCTCTAGTTAACCTTGTGTTACATGTGCTTGTTCCATACCCTCAGATGGAAACCAGGACTGGAGGTTTTGTGGTTACAGAACTCATCACCTGCAATGTGCTGTTGCCGCTCATCAGCAGGGTGTCTGATCCTGACTGGCTCAACCAGACCATTGTAGACGTAATCACCAAGTCCAGAGAACCACAGGAAATCAATGTGGATGAGCTCCCAGCTGCAGGTCAAATATACAGATGTACACAGGAGTCCTGGACCACCTGCAGGTCACCGTCTTCTTCTGATGATCAAACCAGCTTCACCAGCAGAAGCACCTCTGACTGTGATGATATTCAGAGCCAGAGTACTATCTGTGAGAGGGATTCCTTGCAGAGCAGCATGGTTAGCCTGACGTCTGCTGGGAAAGTAGAAGGTTGCCATGCAGGTTTGCTGACACCATGCAAAGTGAACTGCTGTCCACTCACATCTGGCCACTACTCCCACTCACTAGAGCCCAAAGGGGTTTCATTGGACTCCTTAATTCATTCAGATTCTGAAGATGACCTGCCAGGAAGCTTTTGTGATTGCGGTCCTCCAACAAACTTCTGCAATGCGATGACTTTAATGGACGATGAGGCGTTCGGCTGCTTCGGTCCTCTGAAAAATCTTGGGCCAAAGGTGGTGGTGCCCGAGGACTCCAAGTGGCCAGCAGGTATAGCCCAAGAGAAATCCCCATGTCCTCCAAGAAGACTTTGTCTAAGCCCCTGTGACTTTGATACCCCCAACAACCAAGCTGCACCTTTGAACATCCAGAATGTGCAAATATCTGGTACAGTCACTGCGAAGGAGACGCGTGGTACAGGCACATATCCTTATACTCTCTACACTGTAAAG TTTGAGAAAATGGTTGAAGCAGAAAACAATGGCCCTCTGCAACCTCCATCCTGTCACACCGTCAACCGGAGATACAGCGAGTTCCTCAACTTGCAAACACGTTTAGAAGAGAAGCCTGAGGTCAAGAAAGTAATCAAGA ATGTCAAAGGCCCAAGGAAAATGTTCCCTGACCTCCCATTTGGCAATGCAGACAGCGACAAGGTTGAAACCCGTAAAAGCCAACTGGAAACGTTCCTTAAA caATTAAGCAGCATTCCTGAGACATCCAACAACGAGGACATGCAGGAGTTCCTGGCTCTCAACTCAGATGGTTGCACATATTTTGGAAGAAAGCCTCTTGTAAAGTCAAGAATTGATAAG ATGATGGAAAATGCCTTAGACACCTTGAAGACAGCTTTCCCTCAACCTGAGTCCCTCAGTCCAACAGAAGACATTGAGGGAGATAGTGATGGAAGAACAATGGACAGCAAAAAATACAG GAGGCTCATGTTCCCAAGGAAAATTTCCACACCTCTCAATATACCTGACCTACACCCTAAAGTGACGTACTGCTTTAGTGAAGGCAGTGCT GTCCTCAATGGCATGTCAATGTCTGGCCTGGAGAGCTTCGTCAAAGAGCAGGAAAGACTTTTATGTGGGCCGAATGGGAAAGAGACAGCAAAGCAGAGCTGTGAGCAGCCTGGCAAAGACAAGAAGACTTCAGGGAAAACTCATGGGACAG ACACAGCTGTGGCAGATGTTGCTTTGAACATTCTGTGTCTGCTGATGAAGGACCAGTGGAGTTGGCTGTGCACTGAGAACATACAAAAGACCATCAGACTGCTCTTTGGCACCTTCATTGAGAG ATGGTTAGATGTAGGAGTTGCCCACCTGACCAGTGCCCCCTGCTGGGTAATTTACCTACAAGTGCTGCAGGAAGCTGTATGGCCAGGTGGCACGCTGCCTGCTCAACCACGGCCGGAGCGAAGTGCCGCAGAAAGAGAGGAAACCAAGGAGCAATGTCTGGACTGTCTAATGCAGCCACTCCCAG AGCTCATCACTGACATGCTGGGAAGTGAGAAGTACAGACTGAGCTTGGAGAGTATGCTGGAGTCTTTACAGGATCATCAGATAAACAA GCATCTGATCTACTGCATCTGTGACCTGCTGCTGGAGTTTCTGATCCCCGAGTCGTGCGATGAGGCCTTCCAGGGGCCTCTGCTGCAGAGCCTGGCCAAAGACACAGAGAAGGACCATCCTCACATATGA